The proteins below are encoded in one region of Maribacter aestuarii:
- the mscL gene encoding large conductance mechanosensitive channel protein MscL — protein MLKEFKDFIMTGNVIDLAVAVILAGAVGLVVNGFVTDIMMPIVGHFAGGVDFADMKVVLSEAVIATDGTVTKPENAIMYGKWVNAIINLIIVGAVLFAIVKAYNKTKKPVEEAPAAPAGPTQEELLMQIRDLLKK, from the coding sequence ATGTTAAAAGAATTTAAGGATTTCATCATGACGGGGAACGTCATTGATCTGGCAGTCGCCGTAATTTTGGCCGGCGCGGTAGGATTGGTCGTCAACGGATTTGTCACCGATATAATGATGCCGATTGTAGGTCATTTTGCCGGAGGAGTAGACTTTGCCGATATGAAAGTAGTCCTTTCGGAAGCGGTCATAGCAACAGACGGTACCGTAACGAAGCCAGAAAATGCCATCATGTACGGTAAATGGGTCAATGCAATCATCAATTTAATTATTGTAGGTGCCGTACTCTTTGCCATTGTAAAAGCCTATAATAAAACTAAAAAACCTGTTGAAGAAGCTCCGGCAGCACCAGCAGGACCAACGCAAGAGGAATTGTTGATGCAGATCAGGGATTTGCTGAAGAAATAA
- a CDS encoding aspartate-semialdehyde dehydrogenase, with translation MKVAVVGATGMVGEVMLKVLAERNFPITELLLVASERSVGKTLSYKGKEHTIIGLADAVAAKPQIAIFSAGGDTSLAWAPKFAAAGTTVVDNSSAWRMDPDKKLIVPEINAHELSATDKIIANPNCSTIQLVMALAPLHKKYKMKRVVISTYQSVSGTGLKAVKQLENEIAGIQGEMAYPYPINRNALPHCDVFLENGYTKEEMKLAREPQKILDDRTFSVSATAVRIPTAGGHSESVNVEFLNDFELNEVRQLLNDTPGVTVQDNPDTNTYPMPIYAHDKDEVFVGRIRRDETQRNTLNMWIVSDNLRKGAATNAVQIAEYLVAKDLV, from the coding sequence ATGAAAGTAGCTGTAGTAGGTGCCACCGGAATGGTCGGTGAGGTCATGTTAAAAGTATTGGCAGAGCGTAATTTTCCAATTACGGAGCTCTTACTGGTAGCTTCCGAACGTTCCGTTGGCAAAACTCTTTCTTATAAGGGAAAAGAACATACCATTATTGGTCTGGCCGATGCCGTTGCCGCAAAACCACAAATTGCCATATTTTCTGCGGGTGGGGACACGTCCTTAGCATGGGCGCCCAAGTTTGCTGCAGCCGGAACTACGGTCGTTGATAATTCTTCCGCGTGGCGTATGGACCCGGACAAGAAACTGATTGTCCCGGAAATTAACGCGCATGAATTGAGCGCCACGGATAAAATCATCGCCAATCCCAACTGTTCTACGATACAATTGGTCATGGCTTTAGCGCCGCTCCACAAAAAGTATAAAATGAAAAGGGTAGTGATATCCACTTATCAGTCGGTTTCAGGTACCGGACTAAAAGCCGTAAAACAATTAGAAAATGAAATTGCAGGCATACAAGGGGAGATGGCCTATCCATATCCTATTAACAGAAATGCACTACCCCACTGCGATGTGTTTTTGGAAAATGGTTATACCAAGGAGGAAATGAAACTGGCGCGTGAGCCTCAGAAAATATTGGACGATAGAACATTTTCCGTTTCTGCAACAGCGGTTCGCATTCCTACGGCAGGAGGACATTCCGAGTCGGTGAATGTGGAATTTTTAAATGATTTTGAATTAAACGAGGTTAGGCAGCTATTGAACGATACGCCAGGCGTCACCGTACAGGACAATCCGGACACCAACACCTATCCTATGCCCATCTACGCCCACGATAAAGACGAGGTTTTTGTAGGACGTATCCGCAGGGATGAAACACAGCGCAATACTTTGAACATGTGGATCGTATCTGACAATCTTAGAAAAGGTGCCGCTACCAACGCGGTGCAAATCGCCGAGTATTTGGTGGCGAAAGATTTGGTCTGA
- a CDS encoding thymidine kinase, with translation MFLENTVNHKEQFGWIEVIAGSMFSGKTEELIRRLKRAQFAKLKVEIFKPMVDTRYDDDLVVSHDANEIRSTPVPAAANIRILADTCDVIGIDEAQFFDDEIVTVCNDLANKGVRVIVAGLDMDFKGNPFGPMPALMATAEYVTKVHAICTRTGNLANYSFRKSNNDKLVMLGETNEYEPLSRGAFYKAMLKEKVKDMHVDSEEVAPNKKDSNGHS, from the coding sequence ATGTTTCTCGAAAATACCGTTAATCACAAGGAACAATTCGGTTGGATAGAAGTCATCGCCGGTTCCATGTTTTCTGGGAAAACCGAGGAACTGATACGGCGTTTAAAGCGTGCTCAATTCGCAAAATTAAAAGTAGAGATATTCAAACCTATGGTAGATACCCGTTATGATGATGACCTGGTGGTATCGCATGACGCCAATGAGATACGTTCTACCCCTGTTCCTGCAGCTGCTAACATTCGGATTCTTGCGGATACCTGTGACGTTATAGGAATAGACGAGGCACAGTTCTTTGATGATGAAATAGTAACGGTTTGTAACGATTTGGCGAACAAAGGGGTTCGGGTAATCGTTGCGGGCTTGGATATGGATTTTAAGGGAAATCCCTTTGGACCCATGCCCGCCCTTATGGCCACGGCTGAGTATGTGACCAAAGTCCACGCTATCTGCACGCGTACGGGAAATCTGGCCAATTACAGTTTTAGAAAATCTAATAACGACAAATTGGTAATGCTAGGCGAGACCAACGAGTACGAGCCGCTGAGTCGCGGTGCTTTTTATAAAGCGATGCTGAAGGAAAAAGTAAAGGATATGCATGTAGATTCAGAGGAGGTTGCGCCGAATAAAAAAGATTCCAATGGCCATAGCTAG
- the alr gene encoding alanine racemase — translation MAIARETVLEIDLRALEHNYHYLRSKLKSETKFLAVVKAFAYGSDAEKIAQKMQGLGVDYFGVAYAKEGVALRNAGITKPILVLHPQPVNFDTLIERCLEPSIYSPNILKQFLNIAKKHNQKDYPIHLKFNTGLNRLGFWENDVDFIIAKLKESNAVKVASVFSHLAASEDLSEEEFTRKQINTFQKIVTEVDKKLGYSPFKHLLNTSGIINYAQGQYDMVRSGIGLYGYGNDTIIDSQLKPIATLKTIISQIHKIEPGESVGYNRAYSSTDYRTTATLPIGHADGIGRQYGNGKAYFLVHGKKAPIIGNVCMDMTMIDITGIDCKEGDEVLVFGPELSAHQFAGSANTISYELLTGISQRVRRELVD, via the coding sequence ATGGCCATAGCTAGGGAAACCGTTCTCGAAATCGATTTAAGGGCATTGGAACATAATTATCATTACCTACGTTCTAAACTAAAATCGGAGACCAAGTTTTTAGCTGTAGTAAAGGCTTTTGCCTACGGGTCCGATGCGGAGAAGATCGCCCAAAAAATGCAAGGACTTGGCGTAGACTATTTTGGTGTGGCCTATGCAAAGGAAGGGGTTGCGCTCCGAAACGCAGGCATCACAAAACCTATTTTGGTTTTACATCCACAGCCCGTTAATTTTGATACCCTAATCGAAAGGTGTCTAGAACCTAGCATCTATTCTCCCAATATTCTGAAACAGTTCCTGAATATTGCTAAAAAGCATAATCAAAAAGACTATCCGATTCATCTAAAGTTCAATACTGGATTGAACCGATTGGGTTTTTGGGAAAATGATGTCGATTTTATAATTGCGAAATTGAAAGAGAGTAACGCAGTTAAAGTCGCCTCGGTCTTCTCCCACTTAGCGGCATCCGAGGATTTGAGCGAAGAGGAATTCACGAGAAAACAAATAAATACTTTCCAAAAAATCGTTACAGAGGTGGACAAGAAGTTGGGTTATAGCCCCTTTAAACATTTGCTAAATACCTCTGGAATAATCAACTATGCTCAAGGGCAGTACGATATGGTAAGAAGCGGTATCGGGTTATACGGATATGGGAACGATACCATAATAGATTCACAATTAAAGCCTATTGCCACCCTGAAGACCATCATTTCACAGATTCACAAAATCGAGCCTGGAGAAAGCGTGGGTTATAATAGGGCCTATAGCTCCACAGATTATAGGACTACGGCAACACTTCCCATTGGTCATGCGGACGGCATTGGAAGACAGTATGGAAACGGGAAAGCATATTTTTTGGTCCATGGTAAAAAAGCGCCTATTATAGGTAATGTTTGTATGGATATGACCATGATCGACATTACGGGTATTGATTGTAAAGAGGGTGATGAAGTACTGGTCTTTGGCCCCGAACTATCTGCGCATCAATTTGCGGGATCGGCCAACACCATATCTTATGAGCTTTTAACCGGAATTTCGCAAAGGGTGAGACGAGAGCTAGTCGATTAA
- a CDS encoding ABC transporter ATP-binding protein has product MLRIENVSYAYDKLPVLEDINLRIQRREHVAIIGESGCGKSTLLKIIYGLLDLEEGAIFWEDEPVLGPAYNLVPGMSYMKYLSQDFDLMPFTTVAENVSQYLSVFYPKELKERTAELLELIELTDFAHKKVNTLSGGQQQRVALARVLAQKPEILLLDEPFSHIDNFLKNSLRRNIFKYLKENGITCIVATHDYNDFLPFADRVVVIRNTNIIAKARPLELYRNPRDLYIASLFGEATLISIDVLKSYANTKRKIIVYAHEFKVSESSGIPITVKNVYPMGSHYLMKGEGDDGDTIFFNANTDLDIGREVFLNVSLETINQRLQQVELL; this is encoded by the coding sequence ATGCTCCGAATAGAAAATGTTTCTTATGCCTATGACAAACTCCCTGTTCTGGAGGATATCAACTTAAGGATACAGCGCAGAGAACATGTGGCCATCATTGGGGAAAGCGGTTGCGGAAAAAGTACCCTTCTCAAAATAATTTACGGGCTCCTAGATTTGGAGGAAGGAGCTATTTTTTGGGAAGACGAACCCGTACTTGGACCGGCTTATAATCTAGTACCGGGGATGTCTTACATGAAATACCTTTCGCAGGATTTTGATTTGATGCCCTTTACTACCGTTGCCGAAAACGTAAGTCAGTATTTGTCCGTTTTTTATCCGAAAGAATTGAAAGAGCGAACAGCCGAGTTATTGGAACTGATAGAACTTACGGATTTTGCCCATAAAAAAGTAAATACTTTAAGTGGCGGCCAACAGCAGCGCGTGGCATTGGCTAGGGTACTGGCCCAAAAACCTGAGATTTTGCTTTTGGACGAACCCTTTAGTCATATTGATAATTTCCTAAAAAATAGTCTTCGAAGAAATATCTTCAAATACTTGAAGGAGAACGGCATCACCTGTATCGTGGCCACTCATGATTATAACGATTTTCTCCCATTTGCGGACCGTGTTGTCGTGATCAGGAACACTAATATCATTGCCAAAGCTCGTCCACTTGAACTGTATAGGAATCCACGCGACTTGTATATTGCCTCCTTATTTGGAGAAGCAACCCTAATATCCATAGATGTGCTGAAATCCTACGCCAACACCAAGAGAAAAATCATTGTTTACGCACATGAATTTAAGGTTTCCGAAAGCTCTGGAATTCCTATTACCGTTAAAAACGTCTATCCCATGGGTAGTCATTATTTAATGAAGGGTGAAGGAGATGATGGTGACACTATTTTCTTCAATGCCAACACAGATCTTGATATAGGAAGAGAGGTGTTCCTAAATGTGTCTCTGGAAACCATCAATCAGCGACTACAACAAGTGGAATTGTTGTAA
- a CDS encoding M20/M25/M40 family metallo-hydrolase: MKRYEEKDKTNPWQILKAFDTIDGLSNPNTILKDYFFIDEFFSTEEDSGQFKIIASAYETNKSNLPQILPKIEQIIHDSEFKDQFIATSYIQENPTVLNDERLTHKAENILNEIYGTETVVTGYGQVPYFNDDFIYFQQKTPGVYFLLGGSNLEKGIVAMNHAPNFNVDEECIRVGVKSFSSLILERTLIK; this comes from the coding sequence ATGAAACGTTACGAAGAAAAAGATAAAACGAATCCATGGCAAATTTTAAAGGCATTTGATACCATAGACGGACTAAGTAACCCGAATACTATTTTAAAAGATTATTTTTTTATAGATGAGTTTTTCAGCACCGAAGAAGATAGCGGTCAATTCAAAATAATAGCTTCTGCTTACGAAACCAATAAGTCAAATTTGCCTCAAATCTTACCTAAAATTGAGCAAATCATTCATGATTCAGAATTTAAAGATCAGTTCATTGCAACATCGTACATTCAAGAAAATCCAACAGTATTGAATGATGAAAGGCTAACGCATAAAGCAGAAAACATCCTCAACGAAATATATGGTACCGAAACTGTTGTAACGGGTTACGGTCAAGTTCCCTATTTTAATGACGACTTCATCTATTTTCAGCAAAAAACCCCGGGAGTGTATTTTCTACTTGGCGGTTCAAATCTCGAAAAAGGAATTGTCGCCATGAATCACGCGCCCAATTTTAATGTTGATGAAGAATGTATCAGAGTTGGGGTGAAATCTTTTTCATCATTGATCTTAGAAAGAACCCTTATCAAATAA
- a CDS encoding prolyl oligopeptidase family serine peptidase yields the protein MKKIALYLLAVTVLGACKTETKREPIAVNYPTTTKVDSTDTYFGIEVKDPYRWLEDDRSPQTEAWVKKQNETTFDYLEKIPFRKDIKNRLEKLWNYEKLSAPFKEGDYTYYYKNDGLQNQYVVYRKKGEVEEEVFLNPNEFSEDGTTSLAGLSFTKDGSLATYLISEGGSDWRKAIVMKTATKEIVEDTLVDIKFSGISWRGNDGFYYSSYDKPKGSELSAKTDQHKVYYHKLGTPQNEDELVYGGKPLEKHRYVGASVTEDNKYLIISASTSTSGNKLFIQDLEDPNGLLIPILEDTDSDTYVIENVGSKLYLVTNRDAPNQKIVTVDAANPTPENWTDFIPETENVLSPNTGGGYFFTEYMVDAISKVFQYDYEGNLVREVKLPGLGSASGFGGKKEDKEFYFSFTNYNTPGSSYKYNVETGEYEQYWKPEIDFNPSDYESKQVFYNSKDGTKVPMIITHKKGLELNGKNPTILYGYGGFNISLTPSFSIVNAVWMEQGGIYAVPNLRGGGEYGKKWHDAGIKTKKQNVFDDFIAAAEYLIDNKYTSKEHLAIRGGSNGGLLVGATMTQRPDLMQVALPAVGVLDMLRYHTFTSGAGWAYDYGTSEESEEMFNYLKGYSPVHNVKEGTSYPATLVTTGDHDDRVVPAHSFKFAAELQEKQSGDNPTLIRIETNAGHGAGTPVSKTIEQYADIFAFTYYNMGYNELPNQSVLKEFKD from the coding sequence ATGAAAAAAATAGCCCTATATCTGTTGGCCGTGACCGTCCTCGGCGCATGTAAAACAGAAACTAAAAGAGAACCCATCGCCGTGAACTATCCCACTACTACAAAAGTCGATTCCACAGACACCTATTTCGGAATAGAAGTTAAAGATCCTTACCGTTGGTTGGAGGACGATAGAAGTCCCCAAACCGAAGCATGGGTGAAAAAGCAGAACGAAACGACTTTCGACTACTTGGAGAAAATTCCATTTAGAAAGGATATTAAGAATCGCTTGGAAAAACTATGGAACTACGAGAAACTGAGCGCACCGTTTAAAGAAGGGGATTATACATATTACTACAAAAACGACGGGCTCCAAAATCAATATGTAGTGTATCGCAAAAAAGGGGAGGTTGAGGAAGAAGTATTCCTGAATCCCAACGAATTCTCGGAAGACGGCACTACATCTTTAGCGGGTTTAAGTTTCACCAAGGATGGCTCATTGGCCACTTACCTTATTTCCGAAGGCGGAAGCGATTGGCGGAAAGCAATTGTTATGAAAACCGCTACGAAAGAGATAGTGGAAGATACCTTGGTCGACATTAAATTCAGCGGCATTTCCTGGCGCGGGAACGATGGTTTTTACTATTCCAGCTATGATAAACCAAAAGGTAGTGAGCTTTCTGCCAAGACAGATCAGCACAAGGTATATTACCATAAGTTGGGTACCCCTCAAAATGAAGATGAACTGGTCTACGGTGGAAAGCCATTAGAAAAGCATCGTTATGTGGGTGCCAGTGTTACGGAGGATAATAAATACCTCATCATTTCCGCATCTACCTCCACTTCTGGAAATAAATTGTTCATACAAGACCTTGAAGATCCTAACGGACTTCTGATTCCCATTCTGGAGGATACGGATTCCGATACCTACGTCATAGAAAATGTAGGTTCTAAACTATATCTGGTTACAAACAGGGATGCACCAAACCAAAAAATAGTTACCGTAGATGCTGCTAATCCGACACCAGAAAATTGGACGGATTTCATCCCAGAAACCGAAAACGTTCTAAGCCCTAATACGGGAGGCGGTTACTTTTTTACAGAGTACATGGTGGATGCCATTTCCAAAGTCTTTCAATACGATTATGAGGGCAACCTGGTGCGTGAAGTTAAACTTCCTGGATTGGGCAGCGCCAGTGGGTTTGGAGGCAAAAAAGAAGATAAGGAATTCTATTTTTCTTTCACTAACTACAACACCCCAGGTTCTTCCTACAAATACAATGTAGAGACCGGGGAATACGAGCAATATTGGAAACCGGAGATAGATTTTAATCCCTCGGATTATGAATCCAAACAGGTATTCTATAACTCCAAGGACGGCACTAAGGTTCCTATGATCATAACCCATAAAAAAGGATTGGAGCTCAATGGCAAGAACCCCACTATTTTATATGGATATGGTGGATTTAACATTAGCCTCACCCCTTCCTTTAGTATTGTAAATGCCGTATGGATGGAACAAGGCGGCATATACGCGGTCCCGAACCTTAGGGGTGGAGGTGAATACGGTAAAAAATGGCATGACGCCGGCATAAAGACAAAAAAACAAAATGTCTTTGACGATTTTATAGCCGCAGCCGAATACCTCATCGATAACAAATACACTTCCAAGGAACATCTTGCCATAAGGGGCGGCTCCAATGGCGGGTTATTGGTAGGTGCCACCATGACCCAAAGACCGGATTTAATGCAGGTAGCGCTACCTGCGGTTGGTGTTCTTGATATGTTGCGCTATCACACTTTTACATCCGGAGCGGGATGGGCTTATGATTACGGAACATCTGAAGAGAGCGAGGAAATGTTCAATTACCTAAAAGGATATTCCCCTGTGCACAATGTCAAAGAAGGGACATCATATCCTGCTACTTTAGTCACGACAGGAGACCACGATGATCGCGTAGTTCCTGCGCACAGCTTTAAGTTTGCCGCGGAGCTCCAAGAAAAGCAATCAGGGGACAACCCAACCTTGATACGTATTGAAACCAATGCCGGCCACGGAGCTGGGACTCCCGTAAGCAAAACCATTGAACAGTATGCCGATATTTTTGCGTTCACGTATTATAACATGGGCTACAATGAATTACCCAATCAATCGGTGTTGAAAGAGTTTAAGGATTAA
- a CDS encoding amidohydrolase, which yields MKKSQILCYSLLVLLSITAISCASPEEKSVHQEIEKRTNEIFNKLAEIRRDFYQNPELSGNEKRTSKLIREYLLNLGLEVKTGVGGYGVIGILKGGKKGKNIAWRADMDAIPNDFPDETPYKSKIKGVQHGCGHDVHLAIGLGIAEVLSKSKETIHGTIYFIFQPEEETFVGAKNIVNSDLYSVMDIDEIYALHVTALPVGQIMVKPNELYAYQKIIQLKFNSELSKEDAQVLHNRMRNETLRRKR from the coding sequence ATGAAAAAAAGTCAAATCTTATGCTACAGTTTATTGGTATTACTAAGCATTACAGCAATATCTTGTGCATCACCGGAAGAAAAAAGTGTCCATCAAGAGATAGAAAAACGAACAAATGAAATTTTTAACAAACTGGCTGAAATTCGAAGGGATTTCTACCAAAACCCCGAGCTGTCCGGAAATGAGAAAAGAACTTCCAAGCTTATCAGGGAGTATTTGCTGAACCTAGGACTGGAAGTGAAAACAGGTGTAGGGGGATATGGTGTCATCGGGATATTAAAAGGAGGGAAAAAAGGTAAAAATATCGCTTGGAGGGCCGACATGGACGCTATACCGAATGATTTTCCTGATGAGACACCCTACAAATCCAAAATTAAAGGGGTACAGCATGGCTGCGGTCACGATGTTCATCTCGCCATTGGACTGGGAATAGCAGAAGTATTGTCCAAAAGCAAAGAAACTATCCATGGTACAATATATTTTATATTTCAACCTGAAGAAGAAACTTTTGTCGGTGCAAAAAATATCGTCAACAGCGACCTATATTCAGTAATGGATATAGATGAAATATATGCATTACACGTGACCGCTTTACCAGTTGGTCAAATCATGGTAAAACCTAACGAGCTATATGCTTATCAAAAAATAATACAGCTTAAATTCAACAGTGAATTGTCTAAAGAAGATGCGCAAGTACTGCACAATCGGATGAGAAATGAAACGTTACGAAGAAAAAGATAA
- a CDS encoding LytTR family DNA-binding domain-containing protein, whose product MGIKMLAFIFKQIPYSFNFKKQLLIGVFLGGIVMFIMISLQPFGTYGFESDYKYLIFSGFGLLIKIAYLFCARMENLWYTYRNKRWEVRYEILSFIGFILVSSVPIHFYNQVFLNNLFSYKFNGYEHLKHGLWFFGNSIVPIMVILLPFYLYFRNKFGVLITKKSLHEIKFFGVNKGEKITLQKEEILFVKASENYIRIFYITDNIIKQVTFRNTLKAIKKQAPFLYRSHRSYLVNASNIKSIMGNSQNAKIAFHYEDVNVPLSKSYYKTIKSAMDT is encoded by the coding sequence ATGGGAATTAAAATGTTAGCGTTCATATTTAAGCAAATACCCTACAGTTTTAATTTTAAGAAGCAACTCTTAATAGGTGTCTTTTTAGGAGGAATCGTGATGTTCATAATGATTTCCCTTCAACCTTTCGGCACGTATGGATTTGAATCCGACTATAAGTATTTAATATTTTCTGGATTTGGTTTATTAATCAAGATCGCATATTTGTTTTGTGCAAGAATGGAAAATCTATGGTATACGTACAGAAACAAAAGATGGGAGGTTCGCTATGAAATTCTTTCTTTTATCGGCTTTATACTTGTTTCGAGTGTGCCGATACATTTCTACAACCAAGTCTTTCTAAATAATCTTTTTAGCTACAAATTCAATGGATATGAGCATCTAAAACACGGACTTTGGTTTTTCGGAAACTCGATTGTACCGATCATGGTAATCCTTCTTCCATTCTACCTGTATTTCAGAAATAAATTTGGTGTGTTGATTACCAAAAAATCTCTTCATGAGATTAAGTTCTTTGGAGTTAACAAAGGAGAGAAAATAACACTTCAAAAAGAAGAAATTCTATTCGTTAAGGCATCTGAGAATTATATCCGGATTTTTTATATCACAGACAATATCATCAAACAAGTAACATTTAGAAATACTTTAAAAGCCATAAAAAAACAAGCTCCCTTTTTATATAGGTCGCATCGTTCCTATTTAGTAAATGCTTCCAACATTAAATCGATAATGGGTAATTCGCAAAATGCTAAAATAGCGTTTCATTACGAAGATGTGAACGTACCTTTATCAAAATCATACTATAAAACCATCAAATCGGCCATGGATACTTAG
- a CDS encoding DUF819 family protein, producing MLAPWIIASFTVIAVYYLDRWENKHIKSLFDWVPAILLAYIIPAIISFVLNVDYSQAYIHNFSRDYFIPLAIIAVMSSLSLSQLKAIGFKPILVFAAGSLFIAVFPVLLMLFFSDAELISKTMVADSYWMGIPPIVGSWIGGSTSQLVLKELVACPENIFLTVLVMDNILVNIWTILMFQSIKKSDKLNSWFKISDIAIPEDIRVEKGIKLNPWLSAFVLLSIVVLSNFFIDSFVVKVVLLSFIGLALSNFIPRWNFKFALKAGSILIIVVMAVLGLKLQIATLGFNIPFLGFLIIWLVGHFIFMLLIAKMLNVNMAWVPIASMANVGGIATAPAVTAAYNIKWMPHAIVLAILSMATGTFWGMLTIWLLRNFVVQGTG from the coding sequence ATGTTAGCACCTTGGATAATCGCTTCTTTTACAGTCATTGCTGTTTACTACTTGGACCGATGGGAAAATAAGCATATCAAATCCTTATTTGATTGGGTGCCCGCAATTTTATTGGCCTACATCATTCCCGCAATAATTTCCTTTGTTTTAAACGTCGATTATTCACAGGCATACATTCACAATTTTAGTAGGGATTATTTTATTCCCTTGGCTATTATTGCCGTAATGAGCAGTTTGTCCTTAAGCCAGTTGAAGGCCATTGGGTTCAAACCTATCTTGGTCTTTGCCGCTGGGTCTTTGTTCATTGCCGTCTTTCCTGTACTACTGATGTTATTTTTTTCCGATGCCGAGCTTATATCAAAGACCATGGTTGCCGATAGTTATTGGATGGGAATCCCTCCCATTGTGGGGAGTTGGATTGGAGGCAGTACCAGTCAGCTGGTCTTAAAAGAGCTGGTAGCCTGCCCCGAAAATATATTTCTTACGGTGCTGGTCATGGACAATATTCTGGTGAACATCTGGACCATACTCATGTTTCAAAGTATTAAAAAAAGCGACAAACTAAACTCATGGTTCAAGATATCCGATATAGCCATTCCAGAAGATATCCGTGTAGAAAAAGGGATAAAATTAAATCCATGGCTAAGTGCATTTGTTCTTCTCTCCATCGTAGTATTGAGTAATTTTTTTATAGACAGTTTTGTGGTTAAAGTGGTTTTGCTCTCCTTTATAGGCTTGGCCCTTAGCAATTTCATTCCTCGATGGAATTTCAAATTTGCTTTGAAAGCGGGAAGCATTCTGATTATTGTGGTCATGGCTGTATTAGGACTAAAGCTGCAGATAGCCACTTTAGGATTCAATATTCCTTTTCTCGGGTTTCTAATCATTTGGCTTGTGGGTCACTTTATTTTTATGCTGTTGATTGCGAAAATGCTCAATGTGAACATGGCTTGGGTGCCCATTGCAAGTATGGCCAATGTTGGCGGTATCGCCACGGCACCAGCAGTCACGGCGGCCTATAACATCAAATGGATGCCACATGCCATTGTACTGGCTATTTTAAGTATGGCAACAGGTACATTTTGGGGGATGCTTACTATTTGGCTGTTGCGTAATTTTGTAGTTCAAGGAACAGGTTAA
- the rsmI gene encoding 16S rRNA (cytidine(1402)-2'-O)-methyltransferase, with product MGKLYLVPTPIGNLEDMTLRAIRILKEVDLILAEDTRTSGKLLQHYDITTAMQSHHMHNEHKTVDGIVRRLKNGDTIALISDAGTPAISDPGFLVTRACLENNIEVECLPGATAFVPALVNSGLPNDKFVFEGFLPVKKGRQTRLKFLAEEERTLIFYESPHKLLKTLAQFVEYFGADRAISVSRELTKLYEETFRGTAEEVLKHYTEKPPKGEIVIVVGGKK from the coding sequence ATGGGGAAATTATATTTAGTTCCGACGCCAATAGGCAACCTTGAGGATATGACCCTTAGGGCAATTCGAATCTTAAAGGAAGTGGATTTGATTCTGGCGGAAGACACACGCACGAGTGGTAAGCTATTGCAGCATTATGATATAACAACGGCTATGCAAAGCCATCACATGCACAATGAGCACAAAACGGTAGATGGGATTGTTCGTAGGTTGAAGAATGGCGATACTATTGCGCTTATATCCGATGCCGGAACACCGGCAATTTCTGACCCGGGTTTTTTGGTAACACGTGCTTGTTTAGAAAATAATATTGAAGTTGAATGCTTGCCCGGAGCAACGGCTTTTGTTCCCGCGCTTGTGAATAGTGGCCTTCCGAACGACAAATTTGTTTTTGAAGGATTTCTCCCGGTAAAAAAAGGAAGACAAACGAGATTGAAGTTCTTAGCGGAAGAGGAACGGACGCTAATTTTTTACGAATCTCCCCACAAGCTATTAAAAACCTTAGCGCAATTTGTGGAATACTTTGGAGCGGACAGAGCGATTTCCGTGTCGCGGGAGCTTACAAAATTGTACGAAGAAACGTTTAGGGGAACAGCAGAAGAAGTATTGAAACACTACACGGAAAAGCCTCCCAAAGGGGAAATTGTCATCGTTGTTGGGGGCAAGAAATAG